A single genomic interval of Paracoccus contaminans harbors:
- the hutU gene encoding urocanate hydratase, translating to MNNPRHNTRDVFPATGTELTAKSWLTEAPLRMLMNNLHPDVAENPHELVVYGGIGRAARTWDDFDQIVASLRALEDDQTLLVQSGKPVGVFQTHKDAPRVLIANSNLVPHWATWDHFNELDKRGLAMYGQMTAGSWIYIGTQGIVQGTYETFAEAGRQHYDGNLKGRWILTAGLGGMGGAQPLAAVMAGACCLAVECDETRADFRIRTRYCDAKAHSLDEALAMIDQWTKAGEAKSVALIGNAAEVFPELVRRMKAGGPRPDMVTDQTSAHDPLHGYLPKGWTVAEWRARQETDPKAVEAAARASMKDHVAAMVDFWNAGVPTLDYGNNIRQVALDEGLENAFAFPGFVPAYIRPLFCRGIGPFRWAALSGDPEDIYKTDRRMKELFPENAHLHRWLDMAADRIAFQGLPARIMWIGLGDRHRAGLAINEMVRNGELKAPVVIGRDHLDSGSVASPNRETEAMKDGSDAVSDWPLLNALLNTASGATWVSLHHGGGVGMGFSQHSGMVICCDGSEDADRRIARVLWNDPATGVMRHADAGYDIALDCAREHGLNLPGILK from the coding sequence ATGAACAACCCGCGCCACAACACCCGCGACGTTTTCCCCGCCACCGGGACCGAGCTGACGGCGAAAAGCTGGCTGACCGAGGCGCCCTTGCGGATGCTGATGAACAACCTGCATCCCGACGTGGCCGAAAACCCGCACGAGCTGGTCGTCTATGGCGGCATCGGCCGCGCCGCCCGGACCTGGGACGATTTCGACCAGATCGTCGCATCCCTGCGCGCGCTTGAGGATGATCAGACCCTGCTGGTCCAGTCGGGCAAGCCGGTGGGCGTGTTCCAGACGCACAAGGACGCGCCCCGTGTGCTGATCGCCAACTCCAACCTCGTGCCCCACTGGGCCACCTGGGACCATTTCAACGAACTCGATAAGCGCGGTCTGGCGATGTATGGCCAGATGACCGCCGGATCGTGGATCTATATCGGCACGCAAGGCATCGTTCAGGGCACCTATGAGACCTTTGCCGAAGCCGGGCGCCAGCATTACGACGGCAACCTCAAGGGCCGCTGGATCCTGACGGCGGGGCTTGGCGGGATGGGCGGCGCGCAGCCGCTGGCCGCCGTGATGGCCGGGGCCTGCTGCCTGGCCGTCGAATGCGACGAAACCCGCGCCGATTTCCGCATCCGCACCCGCTATTGCGACGCGAAAGCCCACAGCCTCGACGAGGCGCTGGCGATGATCGACCAGTGGACCAAGGCAGGCGAGGCAAAATCGGTCGCGCTGATCGGCAACGCGGCCGAGGTGTTCCCCGAACTGGTGCGGCGCATGAAGGCGGGCGGGCCGCGCCCGGACATGGTCACCGACCAGACCAGCGCCCATGACCCGCTGCACGGCTATCTGCCCAAGGGCTGGACGGTCGCCGAATGGCGCGCCAGGCAGGAAACCGATCCCAAGGCGGTCGAGGCCGCCGCCCGCGCCTCGATGAAGGATCATGTCGCGGCGATGGTCGATTTCTGGAACGCCGGCGTGCCGACGCTGGATTACGGCAACAACATCCGCCAGGTCGCGCTGGATGAGGGGCTGGAAAACGCCTTTGCCTTCCCCGGCTTCGTCCCCGCCTATATCCGCCCGCTGTTCTGCCGCGGCATCGGCCCGTTCCGCTGGGCCGCGCTGTCGGGCGACCCCGAGGACATCTACAAGACCGACCGCCGCATGAAGGAGCTGTTCCCCGAGAACGCGCACCTGCACCGCTGGCTGGACATGGCCGCCGACCGCATCGCCTTCCAGGGCCTGCCGGCGCGGATCATGTGGATCGGCCTCGGCGACCGGCACCGCGCCGGGCTGGCGATCAACGAGATGGTGCGCAATGGCGAGTTGAAGGCCCCGGTCGTCATCGGCCGCGACCATCTGGACAGCGGCTCGGTGGCATCCCCGAACCGCGAGACCGAAGCCATGAAGGACGGCAGCGATGCCGTGTCCGACTGGCCGCTGCTGAACGCGCTGCTGAACACCGCCTCGGGCGCGACCTGGGTGTCGCTGCATCATGGCGGCGGGGTCGGCATGGGGTTCAGCCAGCATTCCGGCATGGTGATCTGCTGCGACGGATCCGAGGATGCCGATCGCCGCATTGCCCGCGTGCTGTGGAACGACCCGGCGACGGGCGTCATGCGCCATGCCGATGCGGGCTATGACATCGCGCTTGATTGCGCGCGCGAGCATGGGCTGAACCTGCCGGGCATCCTCAAGTGA
- a CDS encoding GntR family transcriptional regulator, whose protein sequence is MPPATFKAIKADLLRRIQHGEWPPGGRLPDEVDLAGAYGVARTTVGRAMRELVADGLIERRRKAGTRVRAAPLRSARFQIPLVRDEITTLGAAYSYRLLASDIADPPAGVAAALRIGPAARLRHLLCLHFADGAPYQLEDRWINLAAAPDAAEADFSAQGPNEWLVSKIPFTSAEIGFSAVAASAAQSAHLACEPGTALFCIDRRTEWQRQPVTLVRLIYREGHRLTTRY, encoded by the coding sequence ATGCCGCCTGCCACCTTCAAAGCGATCAAGGCCGATCTCCTGCGCCGCATCCAGCATGGCGAATGGCCGCCCGGCGGGCGCCTGCCGGACGAGGTGGACCTTGCCGGGGCCTATGGGGTCGCCCGGACGACGGTCGGCCGAGCGATGCGCGAGCTGGTGGCCGACGGGCTGATCGAACGCCGCCGCAAGGCGGGAACCCGTGTGCGGGCCGCGCCGCTGCGTTCGGCCCGGTTCCAGATCCCCCTGGTGCGGGACGAGATCACGACGCTCGGCGCGGCCTATTCCTATCGCCTGCTGGCCTCGGACATCGCCGATCCCCCGGCCGGGGTGGCGGCCGCCCTGCGAATCGGGCCGGCAGCCCGGCTGCGCCATCTGCTGTGCCTGCATTTCGCCGATGGCGCGCCCTATCAGCTCGAGGACCGCTGGATCAACCTGGCCGCCGCACCCGACGCGGCCGAGGCCGATTTCTCGGCCCAGGGCCCGAACGAATGGCTGGTGAGCAAGATCCCCTTCACCAGCGCCGAGATCGGCTTTTCCGCCGTCGCCGCCAGCGCGGCGCAGTCGGCGCATCTGGCCTGCGAGCCCGGCACGGCCCTGTTCTGCATCGACCGGCGCACCGAATGGCAGCGCCAGCCCGTCACCCTGGTGCGCCTGATCTATCGCGAAGGGCACCGGCTGACGACGCGCTATTGA
- a CDS encoding isovaleryl-CoA dehydrogenase, giving the protein MFTTGMQFDLGEDVNPLREMVHAWAQERIRPMAAAVDSGNAFPAELWAEMGALGLLGITVPEEYGGSGLGYLAHTVAVEEIARASASVSLSYGAHSNLCVNQLKLNGTDEQRRRYLPRLCSGDHVGALAMSEEGAGSDVVGMRLRAERRNGYYVLNGSKYWITNGPDADVLVVYAKTDPEAGSKGITAFIVEKGTRGFTQGPHFDKLGMRGSNTGELVFDNAEIPFENVLGAEGRGVRVLMSGLDYERVVLSGIGLGIMAACLDEVMPYMRQRRQFGQPIGNFQLMQGKIADMYVALNTARAYVYEVARACDAGRVTRQDAAGAVLYASEQAMVQAHQAVQALGGAGFLNDSVVSRLFRDAKLMEIGAGTSEIRRMLIGRELMALE; this is encoded by the coding sequence ATGTTTACCACCGGGATGCAGTTCGACCTTGGCGAGGACGTCAATCCCCTGCGCGAGATGGTTCATGCCTGGGCGCAGGAGCGAATCAGGCCGATGGCCGCCGCCGTCGATAGCGGCAACGCCTTTCCCGCCGAATTGTGGGCCGAGATGGGCGCCCTGGGCCTGCTGGGCATCACCGTGCCCGAGGAATATGGCGGATCGGGCCTTGGCTATCTGGCCCATACCGTCGCGGTCGAGGAAATCGCCCGCGCCTCTGCCTCGGTCAGCCTGTCCTATGGCGCCCATTCCAACCTGTGCGTCAACCAGCTCAAGCTGAACGGCACGGATGAGCAGCGCCGCCGCTATCTGCCCAGGCTGTGCAGCGGCGATCATGTCGGCGCGCTGGCCATGTCAGAGGAGGGCGCGGGTTCGGACGTGGTGGGCATGCGCCTGCGCGCCGAAAGGCGGAACGGCTATTATGTCCTGAACGGGTCCAAATACTGGATCACCAATGGTCCCGATGCCGATGTGCTGGTCGTCTATGCCAAGACCGACCCCGAGGCGGGCAGCAAGGGCATCACCGCCTTCATCGTGGAAAAGGGCACCAGGGGATTCACCCAGGGGCCGCATTTCGACAAGCTGGGCATGCGCGGGTCGAATACGGGCGAGCTGGTCTTCGACAATGCCGAGATTCCGTTCGAGAATGTTCTGGGCGCCGAGGGGCGGGGCGTGCGCGTCCTGATGTCGGGGCTGGATTACGAACGGGTGGTGCTGTCGGGCATCGGCCTGGGCATCATGGCGGCCTGCCTTGACGAGGTGATGCCCTATATGCGCCAGCGCCGCCAGTTCGGCCAGCCCATCGGAAACTTCCAGCTGATGCAGGGCAAGATCGCCGACATGTATGTCGCGCTGAACACCGCCCGCGCCTATGTCTATGAGGTCGCGCGCGCCTGCGATGCGGGCCGCGTCACCCGGCAGGATGCCGCCGGCGCTGTGCTGTATGCCAGCGAACAGGCGATGGTGCAGGCCCATCAGGCCGTGCAGGCGCTGGGCGGGGCGGGGTTCCTGAACGATTCGGTCGTCAGCCGCCTGTTCCGCGACGCCAAGCTGATGGAGATCGGCGCCGGCACCAGCGAGATCCGCCGCATGCTGATCGGCCGCGAACTGATGGCCCTGGAATGA
- the hutH gene encoding histidine ammonia-lyase: MLPETLTLTPGHATLAELERIWREGLPVRLDPAAMPGIEASAARIAAAAAGDAAVYGVNTGFGKLASVRIAPEDTATLQRNLILSHCCGVGEPCEGNAVRLMMALKLLSLGRGASGVRPVIVRQIEAMLERGVTPLIPAQGSVGASGDLAPLAHMAAVMMGEGEALHDGRRMRGAEALAAAGLAPVTLGAKEGLALINGTQFSTAFALIGLFRAFAAARAAVVTGAMSTDAIMGSTAPFAEEIHTLRGQPGQIAVAAEARRLMAGSQIRESHREGDARVQDPYCIRCQPQVTGAALDVLGHAARTLLIEANAVTDNPLVLSDGSIVSGGNFHAEPVAFAADQIALAMAEIGAIAQRRVAMMVDPALNFGLPPFLTPEPGLNSGLMIAEVTTAALMSENKFLATPCSTDSTPTSANQEDHVSMAAHGARRLGRMADNLDVIVGVEAICAAQGVAFRAPLETSAPLAAAIAALRTVVSAMGQDRYLAPDLTAAAALVADGTLARAAGVTLDSH; encoded by the coding sequence ATCTTGCCTGAGACCCTGACCCTGACACCGGGCCACGCAACGCTGGCCGAACTGGAACGGATCTGGCGCGAAGGCCTGCCCGTGCGGCTGGACCCTGCCGCCATGCCGGGGATCGAGGCATCCGCCGCGCGCATCGCCGCCGCCGCCGCCGGGGATGCGGCGGTCTACGGGGTGAACACGGGCTTTGGCAAACTCGCCTCGGTCCGCATCGCCCCCGAGGACACCGCGACACTGCAACGCAACCTGATCCTGTCGCATTGCTGCGGCGTGGGCGAGCCCTGCGAGGGCAATGCCGTGCGGCTGATGATGGCACTCAAGCTGCTCAGCCTCGGCCGCGGCGCCTCGGGCGTGCGGCCGGTGATCGTCCGCCAGATCGAGGCGATGCTTGAGCGCGGCGTGACCCCGCTGATCCCCGCGCAGGGCAGCGTCGGCGCATCGGGTGATCTGGCGCCGCTGGCCCATATGGCCGCCGTGATGATGGGCGAGGGCGAGGCGCTCCACGATGGCCGCCGCATGCGCGGCGCCGAGGCGCTGGCCGCCGCCGGCCTCGCCCCCGTGACGCTGGGCGCCAAGGAGGGTCTGGCCCTCATCAACGGTACGCAGTTTTCCACCGCCTTTGCGCTGATCGGCCTGTTCCGGGCATTCGCCGCCGCCCGCGCGGCGGTCGTCACCGGGGCCATGTCCACCGACGCGATCATGGGCAGCACCGCCCCCTTTGCCGAGGAAATCCACACCCTGCGCGGCCAGCCCGGCCAGATCGCGGTGGCGGCCGAGGCGCGCCGCCTGATGGCCGGCAGCCAGATCCGCGAAAGCCACCGCGAGGGCGATGCCCGCGTGCAGGACCCCTACTGCATCCGCTGCCAACCGCAGGTGACGGGCGCGGCGCTGGACGTGCTGGGACATGCCGCCCGCACCCTGCTGATCGAGGCGAACGCCGTCACCGACAACCCGCTGGTCCTGTCGGACGGCAGCATCGTCTCGGGCGGCAATTTCCATGCCGAGCCGGTGGCCTTCGCCGCCGACCAGATCGCGCTGGCCATGGCCGAGATCGGCGCCATCGCCCAGCGCCGCGTTGCCATGATGGTTGACCCGGCGCTGAACTTTGGCCTGCCGCCCTTCCTGACGCCCGAGCCGGGCCTGAACAGCGGCCTGATGATCGCCGAGGTGACAACCGCGGCGCTGATGAGCGAGAACAAGTTCCTGGCGACGCCGTGCAGCACCGACAGCACCCCGACCAGCGCCAACCAGGAAGATCACGTCAGCATGGCCGCGCATGGCGCGCGGCGGCTTGGGCGGATGGCCGACAACCTTGACGTGATCGTGGGGGTCGAGGCGATCTGCGCCGCGCAGGGCGTCGCCTTCCGCGCGCCGCTGGAAACCTCGGCCCCGCTGGCGGCCGCGATCGCCGCGCTGCGGACCGTGGTGTCGGCGATGGGGCAGGACCGCTACCTCGCCCCCGACCTGACCGCCGCCGCCGCCCTGGTCGCGGACGGCACCCTTGCCCGCGCGGCGGGCGTCACCCTGGACAGCCATTGA
- a CDS encoding HutD family protein, with translation MKLVRRADLVPQPWKNGGGVTREIAAHPPGAGLEDFDWRLSMAEIASDGPFSAFPGIDRTLTVIEGDGLALDFGAGAVDLPALRPLAFPGEAPVAARLRGGPVTDLNVMTRRAALSHAVRLLPPGAPIPAGTAALVALTNGMAGGQAISLGDTLLIEPDEMPQSDATMLAVMLFPADRT, from the coding sequence GTGAAACTGGTCCGACGGGCCGATCTGGTGCCGCAGCCGTGGAAGAACGGCGGCGGCGTCACGCGGGAAATCGCGGCCCATCCGCCGGGTGCGGGGCTGGAGGATTTCGACTGGCGCCTCAGCATGGCCGAGATTGCCTCCGACGGGCCGTTCTCGGCCTTTCCGGGGATCGACCGGACGCTGACCGTGATCGAGGGCGACGGCCTGGCCCTTGATTTCGGGGCGGGCGCGGTGGACCTGCCTGCCCTGCGCCCGCTGGCCTTTCCCGGCGAGGCGCCGGTCGCGGCGCGGCTGCGCGGCGGGCCCGTCACCGACCTGAACGTGATGACCCGGCGGGCGGCGCTGTCCCATGCCGTGCGGCTGCTGCCGCCCGGCGCGCCGATCCCTGCGGGCACGGCGGCGCTGGTCGCGCTGACGAACGGCATGGCGGGCGGGCAGGCCATCAGCCTTGGTGACACGCTGCTCATCGAGCCGGACGAGATGCCGCAATCGGATGCAACGATGCTGGCTGTGATGCTGTTCCCCGCGGACAGGACATGA
- a CDS encoding formimidoylglutamate deiminase, whose amino-acid sequence MTILHADQALLPDGWAQDVRVRIDGSGRIAEVAAGGADGGGADMRVGVLLPAPANSHSHAFQRAMAGLTERRGEGADSFWTWRSLMYRFLEAIDPDQVQAIAAFVQMEMLEAGFATNVEFHYLHHRPGGAPYDDPAEMSARIAAAAAQSGIGLTLLPVLYRFGGCDGRPLAGGQLRFGNDPDGFARLIEGAWAALRGLPDARLGVAPHSLRAVGCGDFAALAALTDGPIHMHLAEQQPEVDEVQAAYGARPVEWALDNLDLSARWCLIHLTQMTPAETTALARTGAVAGLCPLTEASLGDGIFDGVRWMGAGGAISLGSDSNIRIALAEELRQLETTQRLRDHSRAALATADLSTGRRIFQAAAAGGAQAAGRGAGTIAEGQAADLLALDMGHPDLEGLKGDLILDSFAMAGGNRMVADVWAGGRHMVRGGRHTGREAITEAYRRAVRGLRASV is encoded by the coding sequence ATGACCATCCTTCACGCCGATCAGGCGCTGCTGCCCGATGGCTGGGCGCAGGACGTGCGGGTGCGCATTGATGGCTCGGGCCGTATCGCCGAGGTGGCGGCGGGCGGCGCCGACGGGGGCGGCGCCGACATGCGCGTGGGCGTGCTGCTGCCCGCGCCGGCCAACAGCCATTCCCATGCCTTCCAGCGCGCCATGGCCGGCCTGACCGAGCGGCGGGGCGAGGGCGCCGACAGCTTCTGGACCTGGCGCAGCCTGATGTATCGCTTTCTCGAGGCGATCGACCCCGATCAGGTGCAGGCGATCGCCGCCTTCGTGCAGATGGAAATGCTCGAGGCGGGCTTTGCCACGAATGTCGAATTCCACTATCTGCACCACCGTCCCGGCGGCGCCCCCTATGACGACCCGGCCGAGATGTCGGCCCGCATCGCCGCGGCCGCCGCGCAGTCGGGCATCGGGCTGACGCTGCTGCCGGTGCTGTATCGGTTCGGCGGTTGCGACGGGCGGCCGCTGGCCGGGGGGCAGCTGCGGTTCGGCAACGACCCGGACGGCTTTGCGCGGCTGATCGAGGGGGCGTGGGCCGCGCTGCGCGGTCTGCCGGACGCGCGGCTGGGCGTTGCGCCCCATTCCCTGCGCGCGGTCGGGTGCGGCGATTTCGCGGCGCTTGCCGCGCTGACCGACGGCCCGATCCACATGCATCTGGCCGAGCAGCAGCCCGAGGTTGACGAGGTGCAGGCCGCCTATGGCGCCCGCCCGGTCGAATGGGCGCTGGACAATCTGGACCTGTCGGCGCGCTGGTGCCTGATCCACCTGACGCAGATGACCCCGGCCGAAACGACGGCGCTGGCCCGCACCGGCGCTGTGGCCGGCCTCTGCCCGCTGACCGAGGCGAGCCTCGGCGACGGCATCTTTGACGGGGTGCGCTGGATGGGGGCGGGGGGCGCGATCTCGCTGGGCTCGGACAGCAATATCCGGATCGCCCTTGCCGAGGAGCTGCGCCAGCTGGAAACCACGCAGCGCCTGCGCGATCACAGCCGCGCGGCGCTGGCAACGGCCGATCTGTCCACCGGGCGGCGCATCTTTCAGGCAGCGGCGGCGGGCGGGGCGCAGGCGGCGGGCCGCGGGGCAGGGACCATCGCCGAAGGCCAGGCGGCCGACCTGCTGGCGCTGGACATGGGCCATCCCGATCTCGAAGGGCTGAAGGGGGATCTGATCCTCGACAGCTTTGCCATGGCCGGGGGCAACCGGATGGTGGCCGATGTCTGGGCGGGCGGGCGGCACATGGTCCGCGGCGGCCGCCATACTGGGCGAGAGGCGATCACCGAGGCCTATCGGCGCGCCGTGCGGGGCCTGCGCGCCAGCGTCTGA
- the hutI gene encoding imidazolonepropionase: MILTDVTLAEAGPDGFALTGDAAIAIEGGRIAFAGPAADLPPGGQRRSMGGRLVTAGLIDCHTHLVFGGDRAREFDMRLNGASYEEIARAGGGILSTVRATRAADEGALLAAALRRADHLIAEGVTTVEIKSGYGLDLETELRMLRVARRIGQERPLRIVTTWLAAHALPPEYRDDRAGYIDHVVIAGMEAAHAEGLVDAVDGFCEGIAFSPEEMERIFDRAAALGLPVKLHAEQLSDLGGAAMAARHGAISADHLEWLGADGIAAMAGAGTVAVLLPGAFYALRETRMPPVQGLRDAGVPIALATDCNPGTSPLTSILLAMNMGATLFRLTPAECLAGVTANAARALGLSDRGRIAPGMLADLAVWDIAHPAELAYRIGYNPLHARIIGGDLA; this comes from the coding sequence ATGATTCTCACCGATGTCACGCTGGCGGAGGCAGGACCGGACGGCTTTGCGCTGACCGGGGATGCCGCCATTGCGATCGAGGGCGGCCGGATCGCCTTTGCCGGCCCCGCGGCCGACCTGCCGCCGGGCGGGCAGCGGCGCTCCATGGGCGGGCGGCTGGTGACGGCAGGCCTGATCGACTGCCATACCCATCTGGTCTTTGGCGGCGACCGCGCGCGCGAATTCGACATGCGCCTGAACGGCGCCAGCTATGAGGAGATCGCCCGCGCCGGCGGCGGCATCCTGTCCACCGTCCGCGCGACCCGCGCCGCGGACGAAGGGGCGCTGCTGGCCGCAGCCCTGCGGCGCGCCGACCACCTGATCGCCGAGGGCGTGACGACGGTCGAGATCAAGTCGGGCTATGGGCTCGATCTCGAAACCGAGCTGCGGATGCTGCGCGTTGCCCGCCGCATCGGGCAGGAACGCCCGCTGCGCATCGTCACCACCTGGCTTGCCGCCCATGCCCTGCCCCCCGAATACCGGGACGACCGCGCCGGCTATATCGATCACGTCGTGATCGCCGGGATGGAGGCCGCCCATGCCGAAGGGCTGGTCGATGCCGTGGACGGTTTCTGCGAGGGGATCGCCTTTTCGCCCGAGGAGATGGAGCGCATCTTCGATCGCGCCGCGGCGCTGGGCCTGCCGGTCAAGCTGCATGCCGAACAGCTCTCGGATCTGGGCGGCGCGGCGATGGCGGCGCGGCACGGCGCGATCTCGGCCGATCATCTGGAATGGCTGGGGGCTGACGGGATCGCCGCGATGGCGGGTGCGGGCACCGTCGCCGTCCTGCTGCCCGGCGCCTTCTATGCGCTGCGCGAGACGCGGATGCCGCCCGTGCAGGGCCTGCGCGATGCCGGCGTTCCGATCGCGCTGGCGACCGACTGCAACCCAGGCACCTCGCCGCTGACCTCGATCCTGCTGGCGATGAACATGGGCGCGACGCTGTTCCGCCTGACCCCGGCGGAATGTCTGGCCGGCGTCACCGCCAACGCCGCCCGTGCGCTGGGCCTGTCCGACCGGGGCCGCATCGCGCCCGGCATGCTGGCCGATCTGGCGGTGTGGGACATCGCCCATCCGGCGGAACTGGCCTATCGCATCGGCTACAACCCCCTTCACGCCCGCATCATCGGAGGCGATCTTGCCTGA